The Sesamum indicum cultivar Zhongzhi No. 13 linkage group LG2, S_indicum_v1.0, whole genome shotgun sequence genome contains a region encoding:
- the LOC105155566 gene encoding isoflavone 2'-hydroxylase-like — translation MEIFISLCWPVLILLIFLILKHLNTRKHRNLPPNPPSLPILGHLHLVKTAPHRALQALSNKYGPILYLRFGCLPILLVSSPSAAEECFSKNDVIFANRPESIANKILGYNCTTIGFSPYGNHWRNLRRLTTIQVFSSASLQYSAATRGEETRFLVRKLFQGSDPTAWKKVNLNALFFELVYNVVMVMVAGKRGSVMTNIFGPMKMLDICDYIPLLRWVGFKGMERNMVNLQKIRDVFLQRLIDEGRKQIGDSSSVEGKKTFVQALLSLQQAEPEYYTDEILKGLILPMFTAGTHTTAITMEWAMSLLLNHPNELGKVREEIDSIVAPGKLLDDSDLQKLPYLRCVINETLRLYPVGPLLVPHLSSKDCTVGGFDVPAGTTLLVNAWAIQRDPKLWEEPGAFKPERFRGFDGGYDGFKFLPFGIGRRACPGSGMAMRLMGLALGTFIQCFEWKREGHNLVDLDEFTGITLSKVKPLEALYRPRSSVTSLLSQL, via the exons ATGGAGATCTTCATCTCCTTGTGCTGGCCGGTTCTGATTCTCCTAatcttcttgattttaaaGCATTTGAACACACGTAAACATAGGAACTTGCCACCAAATCCGCCTTCTCTACCGATACTCGGCCACCTCCACCTCGTCAAAACTGCGCCCCACCGTGCTCTCCAAGCTCTATCCAACAAGTATGGTCCGATTCTGTATCTTCGGTTCGGCTGCCTTCCAATTCTCCTCGTTTCCTCTCCCTCGGCAGCCGAAGAATGTTTCTCCAAGAACGATGTCATCTTCGCCAACCGGCCTGAATCCATTGCCAACAAAATTCTTGGGTACAATTGCACCACCATTGGATTCTCTCCTTATGGAAACCATTGGAGGAACCTCCGGCGTCTGACAACCATCCAGGTCTTTTCCTCCGCCAGTCTCCAGTATTCTGCAGCTACTCGAGGTGAAGAAACTCGTTTCCTGGTGCGAAAATTGTTCCAGGGCTCTGACCCCACGGCTTGGAAGAAAGTGAATCTGAATGCTTTGTTTTTTGAATTGGTTTATAATGTGGTCATGGTGATGGTTGCTGGAAAACGTGGATCCGTGATGACCAACATATTCGGGCCAATGAAGATGCTTGATATCTGCGATTACATTCCTTTGTTGAGGTGGGTGGGGTTCAAAGGGATGGAGCGCAACATGGTGAATTTGCAGAAAATAAGAGATGTTTTCTTGCAGCGTTTGATTGATGAAGGCCGGAAGCAGATTGGTGATTCTTCATCCGTTGAGGGAAAAAAGACATTTGTTCAAGCATTATTATCTTTGCAACAAGCTGAACCCGAATATTATACAGATGAAATTCTCAAGGGACTCATTCTG CCAATGTTTACTGCTGGAACACACACTACAGCTATCACAATGGAGTGGGCAATGTCACTTCTTCTGAATCACCCGAACGAGCTAGGAAAGGTGAGGGAGGAGATCGACAGTATTGTCGCGCCCGGAAAATTGCTTGACGATTCAGATCTCCAGAAACTACCATATTTACGCTGCGTAATCAACGAAACACTGAGGTTGTATCCTGTCGGGCCCCTTCTCGTTCCACATTTATCATCTAAAGATTGCACTGTAGGGGGCTTCGACGTTCCGGCAGGTACAACATTGCTAGTAAATGCCTGGGCCATTCAGAGAGACCCTAAATTGTGGGAGGAGCCCGGAGCGTTCAAGCCTGAGAGGTTCAGAGGATTTGATGGGGGATATGATgggtttaaatttttaccatttGGGATTGGGAGAAGGGCATGTCCTGGTTCTGGTATGGCTATGAGGTTGATGGGGTTGGCATTAGGCACTTTTATTCAGTGCTTTGAGTGGAAAAGGGAAGGCCACAACTTGGTGGATTTGGATGAGTTTACAGGCATAACCTTGTCGAAGGTGAAGCCGTTGGAGGCCTTGTATCGGCCACGTTCGTCCGTGACGAGTCTCTTGTCTCAGCTTTAG